In Treponema sp. OMZ 798, the following proteins share a genomic window:
- the recN gene encoding DNA repair protein RecN → MLENISVKNIALIDSLFVEFENGLNVLSGETGAGKSILIGSLTLLLGGKTTTDLIRSGTDEAVVSGSFFIGSEHSEALKWLGEHGIEPEDNRILIRRNLKQNGRSNAWIQSTPVTRNELEEFTSLLVDIHGQHDHQSLFKIAEHRRFLDSFAGINNEVKMFTSLYAELAEKRTELEGLNLSEKELAEKQELLQFAIDEINKAKLKEDEKEELEAEEKKLSQFEKLFEALNTASQLFSDEAGIISLTKKALHHLEAAKNCDEGLEDLSKRLETSYYELDDISSSIDSYLSNQTFNPERVEQVQERLSLIYKLTKKYGATIKDVLNYAQSAEEQLEGLTKREAGKAELENAIGILESKLLKLGRNLSEKRKAASSKLQKDVEEVLSNLGMPKTKFQVRVDTRLPQGNRLSANPYGFDDIEFMISPNAGEPLRPLAKIASGGELSRVMLALKTVLSAGDEADTLIFDEIDTGIGGEVAVNVASHMKKLSKKKQILCITHLAVIASHADNHIKIEKNTIGQTTKTSAAAVSGKARLEEIARMLAGDELSEASLRHAEELLLKYVR, encoded by the coding sequence ATGCTTGAAAATATATCGGTAAAAAACATAGCTCTAATAGACAGCCTCTTTGTAGAATTTGAAAACGGCTTAAACGTTTTAAGCGGTGAAACGGGTGCGGGAAAGTCGATATTGATAGGCTCTTTGACCCTTTTGCTTGGAGGAAAAACAACTACAGACCTTATCCGCTCAGGTACCGATGAGGCCGTCGTATCGGGAAGTTTTTTTATCGGGAGTGAACACAGCGAGGCCTTAAAGTGGCTTGGCGAACACGGAATCGAACCCGAAGACAACCGAATTCTTATACGCAGAAATTTAAAGCAAAACGGCCGATCCAATGCTTGGATACAGAGCACGCCGGTAACAAGGAATGAACTTGAGGAGTTTACCTCTCTTTTAGTCGATATACACGGCCAGCATGACCACCAATCTCTTTTTAAAATTGCAGAACACCGTCGTTTTTTGGACAGCTTTGCAGGCATAAACAATGAAGTTAAAATGTTCACCTCTCTTTATGCTGAACTTGCCGAAAAAAGAACGGAACTGGAAGGCTTAAACCTTTCCGAAAAAGAACTGGCCGAAAAACAGGAACTTTTGCAGTTTGCCATCGATGAAATAAACAAGGCAAAGCTAAAGGAAGATGAAAAGGAAGAGCTGGAAGCGGAAGAAAAAAAATTAAGCCAATTTGAAAAACTTTTTGAAGCCTTAAACACGGCATCTCAGCTTTTTTCCGATGAGGCGGGCATCATCAGTCTTACAAAAAAAGCCTTACACCATCTTGAAGCCGCAAAAAATTGCGATGAAGGACTTGAAGACCTTTCAAAAAGACTGGAAACAAGCTATTATGAGCTGGACGATATAAGCTCTTCTATAGATTCCTATCTTTCAAATCAAACCTTTAATCCTGAAAGGGTTGAACAAGTACAAGAAAGGCTTTCTTTAATATATAAGCTTACAAAAAAATACGGGGCAACGATAAAAGACGTTTTAAACTATGCCCAAAGTGCAGAAGAACAGCTTGAGGGGCTTACCAAACGGGAAGCCGGAAAGGCCGAACTTGAAAACGCTATAGGCATTTTGGAGTCAAAACTTTTAAAGCTTGGAAGAAACCTATCCGAAAAACGAAAAGCAGCATCTTCTAAACTTCAAAAGGATGTTGAAGAAGTGCTTTCCAATTTAGGAATGCCAAAAACAAAGTTTCAGGTGAGGGTAGATACAAGGCTCCCTCAAGGGAACAGACTCTCGGCAAATCCTTACGGTTTTGACGATATAGAATTCATGATAAGCCCCAATGCAGGTGAACCCTTGCGTCCTCTTGCAAAGATTGCATCGGGAGGAGAGCTTTCCCGCGTTATGTTGGCCTTAAAAACCGTTTTATCCGCAGGGGATGAAGCGGATACCTTAATATTCGATGAAATCGATACGGGTATCGGCGGAGAAGTTGCAGTAAATGTAGCTTCCCACATGAAAAAGTTGTCGAAAAAAAAGCAAATTCTTTGTATTACGCACCTTGCAGTAATCGCTTCTCATGCCGATAATCATATTAAGATAGAAAAAAATACGATAGGGCAGACTACCAAAACCTCGGCAGCAGCCGTTTCAGGCAAGGCAAGGCTTGAAGAAATAGCAAGAATGCTGGCGGGAGACGAATTAAGTGAAGCATCTCTCAGACATGCTGAAGAGCTTCTTTTAAAATATGTCCGATAG
- a CDS encoding HD family hydrolase encodes MIFTTKTVLKLFEAFSIQRWNDLIRPFEIVEMDKTAEKTFLAYIIGKYEEKKGKTIDWDRIIDGSVFDILRKIALCDIKAPVQRRIRKEYPEEYKKINEWIFEKYNNLFPDGEFKSKFHSYLFDEPDKDDITWKVSRAAHKYSTIREFEMLKPVNEAFRLTEIDGFLKEEICEFMDLTGIQLLLANQNPHKLITEIEKLRFQVRWNQTPRVPPTTVLGHSFYVAALTLLMCYDLNINKERRYNNFFSALFHDLPEAVTRDIISPVKQATDHLPAVVKEIEERIVKDELLPLMDESFIDEVLYYISDEFENRVIVDKQVKIVNFEELSQKYADKKFKAVDGRLVRVADQIAAFVEAESSIKYGITSKHLEEGRKNILGAYPVGTKINNLSTDVFFNAYR; translated from the coding sequence ATGATTTTTACGACAAAAACCGTTTTAAAATTATTCGAAGCTTTCTCTATCCAGCGCTGGAACGATCTTATCCGGCCCTTTGAAATAGTCGAAATGGACAAAACGGCCGAAAAAACCTTTTTAGCCTACATAATCGGCAAATACGAAGAAAAAAAAGGAAAAACAATCGATTGGGATAGGATAATCGACGGTTCCGTATTCGATATTTTAAGAAAGATAGCCCTTTGCGACATCAAGGCTCCGGTACAAAGAAGGATCCGAAAAGAATATCCTGAAGAGTATAAAAAAATTAACGAGTGGATCTTCGAAAAGTATAATAACCTTTTTCCTGACGGGGAATTTAAGAGTAAATTTCATTCCTATCTTTTTGATGAACCCGATAAAGATGACATAACGTGGAAGGTTTCACGGGCAGCTCATAAGTATTCTACGATAAGAGAATTCGAAATGCTAAAACCGGTAAACGAAGCTTTCCGTCTAACCGAAATAGACGGCTTTTTAAAGGAAGAAATATGCGAATTTATGGATTTGACGGGCATTCAGCTCTTACTTGCAAACCAAAATCCTCATAAACTTATAACCGAAATAGAAAAGCTTAGATTTCAAGTCAGATGGAATCAAACGCCGCGAGTTCCCCCGACAACAGTGCTGGGCCACTCCTTCTATGTTGCCGCCCTAACCCTCTTAATGTGTTACGACTTAAACATAAACAAGGAAAGAAGATACAACAACTTCTTTTCAGCCCTTTTTCATGATCTTCCTGAAGCGGTTACAAGGGATATTATTTCGCCTGTAAAACAGGCAACAGACCATCTCCCTGCCGTCGTAAAAGAAATCGAAGAGCGCATAGTCAAGGATGAGCTTTTACCCTTGATGGACGAATCTTTTATAGACGAGGTTCTATATTATATATCCGATGAATTTGAAAATAGGGTTATTGTAGACAAACAGGTAAAAATTGTAAATTTTGAAGAATTATCTCAAAAATATGCCGATAAGAAATTTAAGGCTGTTGATGGGAGATTGGTAAGAGTTGCCGACCAGATCGCAGCCTTTGTTGAAGCTGAAAGCTCAATAAAATATGGAATTACCTCCAAGCATTTGGAAGAAGGCCGTAAAAACATACTGGGGGCTTACCCCGTAGGAACAAAGATAAATAATTTAAGCACGGATGTGTTTTTTAACGCATACCGTTAA
- a CDS encoding cyclic nucleotide-binding domain-containing protein yields the protein MNKVEMDRDIFFQEVKQTAIFSCIEDADLMQIIDFSEILSYERGESIITEGTENKGFFVLLSGKLEIVKNGKWGDVKIGILQNNASFGETSLFKDQPATATVNALDPSTILLISKEQFTAYINAHPKAGNVILTYIVFSLLQKLNTTNEERVQEKNLEFSPEDLAFMVDMFNPPNAEA from the coding sequence ATGAACAAGGTAGAAATGGATAGGGACATTTTTTTCCAAGAAGTAAAGCAAACCGCTATTTTTTCGTGCATTGAAGATGCGGATTTAATGCAGATAATAGATTTTTCCGAAATTCTTTCCTATGAACGAGGCGAAAGCATTATTACCGAGGGCACCGAAAACAAGGGCTTTTTTGTATTATTAAGCGGAAAGCTTGAAATAGTAAAAAACGGAAAATGGGGAGATGTTAAAATCGGCATTTTACAAAACAATGCAAGTTTCGGTGAAACCTCCCTCTTTAAAGATCAGCCTGCAACGGCTACCGTAAATGCCTTAGATCCTTCGACAATCTTACTTATATCTAAGGAGCAATTTACAGCATATATAAATGCTCATCCAAAGGCAGGAAACGTTATCCTAACCTATATAGTTTTTAGCTTATTGCAAAAACTCAATACTACAAATGAAGAGAGGGTACAGGAAAAGAATCTTGAATTCTCTCCGGAAGATTTAGCCTTTATGGTTGATATGTTTAATCCTCCAAATGCAGAGGCTTAA
- a CDS encoding murein hydrolase activator EnvC, with protein MYKKNILRLLFFIFLSLAAFAEDVVHIIEKGDTLYAISKKYNTPIDIILKRNNLSDPSKIKIGQKLIIPVENSSKANTKTNSDGLTYVIQKGDTLYALAKKFGVKFSDILNLNGLNEKTPLKIGQILKIPTDKVQADKQDKTSITKTAPDKGSKAVKPSTSTKQADSKLLWPVPASKVAYLSGKITGVVIDSVKGQAVKAVSSGKVVSTGPHRGFGQVVFVQSKTKHIYVYGGMEKVIVKKGDTITVGQKLGELGVELLTGKARLYFMVYDKNKPIDPAKAPRGL; from the coding sequence ATGTATAAAAAAAACATTTTACGGCTTTTATTTTTTATATTTTTATCTCTTGCTGCCTTTGCAGAGGATGTTGTACATATAATCGAAAAGGGCGACACCCTCTATGCTATAAGCAAAAAATATAATACGCCTATAGATATCATTCTCAAAAGAAACAACTTGAGCGATCCTTCAAAGATAAAAATAGGACAAAAACTCATAATTCCGGTAGAAAATTCTTCAAAAGCCAATACAAAAACCAATTCGGACGGCCTTACCTATGTCATCCAAAAAGGAGATACCCTTTATGCCTTGGCAAAAAAATTTGGCGTCAAATTTTCGGATATTCTTAATCTAAACGGCCTTAACGAAAAAACACCCCTAAAAATAGGCCAAATTTTAAAGATTCCTACAGATAAGGTTCAAGCCGATAAGCAAGACAAGACTTCAATTACAAAGACTGCTCCGGATAAGGGTTCTAAAGCCGTAAAGCCGAGCACTTCAACAAAACAGGCCGATTCCAAGCTGCTTTGGCCCGTTCCGGCCTCAAAGGTTGCGTACTTGTCCGGAAAAATTACGGGAGTCGTCATAGATTCGGTAAAAGGACAGGCTGTAAAGGCCGTCAGTTCCGGAAAAGTCGTATCTACAGGTCCTCACCGAGGCTTCGGGCAGGTCGTCTTTGTTCAATCTAAGACAAAACACATATATGTTTACGGCGGAATGGAGAAGGTCATCGTCAAAAAAGGAGATACCATAACAGTAGGCCAAAAATTGGGAGAATTAGGAGTAGAGTTGCTGACAGGTAAGGCCAGGCTCTACTTTATGGTCTACGATAAAAATAAACCCATTGATCCTGCAAAGGCCCCGAGAGGTCTTTAA
- a CDS encoding HPF/RaiA family ribosome-associated protein, whose translation MNINIQAVKFTMDEDQKNYLDQKFKRIEYADNLITDIQCFIKLDKKFIYDTTINFRWGGTAHVSTENYEFEAGVNKMMDIADQKVKKEKDKVQEKK comes from the coding sequence ATGAACATTAACATTCAAGCAGTAAAATTTACGATGGACGAGGATCAGAAAAACTATCTTGATCAAAAGTTTAAAAGAATTGAATATGCGGATAATCTTATTACCGACATTCAGTGCTTTATCAAACTGGATAAAAAGTTTATCTACGACACAACAATTAACTTTAGGTGGGGGGGCACAGCCCATGTTTCAACCGAAAACTATGAGTTTGAGGCCGGCGTCAATAAAATGATGGATATAGCCGACCAAAAAGTCAAAAAAGAAAAGGACAAGGTTCAAGAAAAGAAATAA